The following is a genomic window from Nitrospirota bacterium.
GTAATTCTGAAGGGTCGGTTTTTGCGAAAACCTTTATCCTTTTGTCATTTACAACAATAGAGTCGTCCCCTGTAGATACCATGGCATTAAACCTTCCATGAACAGAATCGTATTTCAGCAGATGCGCAAGTGTCTTTGCGTCGGTAAGGTCATTTATCGCAACTATTTCGATATCTGTAAAATCGATGGTAGCTCTCAGGAAGTTTCTTCCAATCCTTCCGAACCCATTTATGCCAACCCTCACTGCCATGATAAACCTCCTTTCTTTAAATACAATTATCAATGATAAATTATAAATTGTTAATTACTCATTGTTTCTATAAATACAATTATCAATGATAAATTATAAATTGTTAATTACTCATTGTTTCTATGCCTTCTATCTCAAGTAGCCTTCTCTTTATATTTACACCTGCAGAAAATCCTCTGAGATCTCCATTACTTCCGATGACTCTGTGGCATGGTATTATTATAGGAACGGGATTTCTTCCGCACGCCATGCCTACTGCCCTGAATGCCAGAGGTCTTCCAATCTGCTCTGCAACCCACCGGTAAGATACAGTGTTACCATAAGGTATCTCTCTCAGCACCCTCCAGACCATCTTCTGAAAATTACCGACAGATTGAATATCTACTACAATCTCATCAAAGGAAACCCGCTTCCCATTGAAATAATCAAAGAGCATTGATTTCACACGNNNNNNNNNNNNNNNNNNNNNNNNNNNNNNNNNNNNNNNNNNNNNNNNNNNNNNNNNNNNNNNNNNNNNNNNNNNNNNNNNNNNNNNNNNNNNNNNNNNNAAGGTATCTCTCTCAGCACCCTCCAGACCATCTTCTGAAAATTACCGACAGATTGAATATCTACTACAATCTCATCAAAGGAAACCCGCTTCCCATTGAAATAATCAAAGAGCATT
Proteins encoded in this region:
- a CDS encoding methylated-DNA--[protein]-cysteine S-methyltransferase; this encodes RVKSMLFDYFNGKRVSFDEIVVDIQSVGNFQKMVWRVLREIPYGNTVSYRWVAEQIGRPLAFRAVGMACGRNPVPIIIPCHRVIGSNGDLRGFSAGVNIKRRLLEIEGIETMSN